In Arachis hypogaea cultivar Tifrunner chromosome 7, arahy.Tifrunner.gnm2.J5K5, whole genome shotgun sequence, the genomic window TGAAATAAGTGAGTATGCCCTTGGAGATTCTTTATTATCCTCTTCCTTTCTTTTGCATAACATCTGATTGTTCGCAATTGGAAATCTTTAGCGGTTAGGATgtcattttttggatattttcttCATTTCTAATGATAAGTTTATGTTGACAGTTCAAAGAAATTAAATTTGTGTCTTGTGCTATTTCAAATCACTTTTAGGAATATGGGATTAAAGGATTTCCAACCATAAAGGTGTTTGCACCTGGAAAGCCTCCAGTCGATTACCAAGGAGCAAGAGATGTCAAACCAATCGCAGAGTTTGCCCTTAAACAGGTTTGTTGGAATCTCTTGGTTGTTCTCGTATTTTtggcagaagaaaaaaattaccaTTTATGTCATATTGGACTTTGGGCAGACTAGATAGATAGCTTGTGTGTTTGATAAACCCTATTTCTATGGAATATATCTAACAATATCTCATTATAGGAACAGGTTGAGACAAACTTTAAGCAGACTAAGAGACTATTTAAACTAGTTTTCCTTAAACACGTTCAAAATTCAAACTAGTTCTCAGAGTTGCCAAACTGCCCCTATAAATAATTTCTTTATGTTCAGGTAAAGCAACTTTTGAAAGATCGGTTGGATGGAAAGTCAACAGGAGGATCaagtgaaaagaaagaagaaaccaacGCTTCAGTAGAATTGAACTCCCGCAACTTTGACGAATTGGTTATCAAAAGTAAAGAACTTTGGATTGTGGAGTTTTTTGCACCTTGGTAAGTGTtgcctatgctttaaaaatattccATAGATAGATATCATTATATATAACCTCGCCGAACCTGAGGTATTTATACCTTTTTATCCGTAGTTCTCATAAAATCTATTGTCATTTCTCTCTTAAAGGTGTGGCCACTGCAAAAGATTGGCTCCTGAGTGGAAGAAGGCGGCCAATAACCTCAAGGGGAAGGTTAACTTGGGTCATGTTGACTGTGATGCCGAGAAGGTAAGAATACAAAATACGTAACTAATACTATAATACGCCCTGCATTCCATAATATCTTTCAATATGGAAATTCAGTACATTCATAACTCAATGTATAAATTATGAAGACACCAAATTACAATTGATATATGTTATGGAACGGACGGGAGTAAGAACTAGTGACTCTTAAATTCATCATTGATCAGAGGAAAAGATTTGTATTTTCCTCTTAAATTTCTATTGTTCTGATGGGGTGGTTGTTCTCAGTCCCTAATGAGCAGGTTCAAAGTTCAAGGGTTCCCAACTATCTTGGTATTTGGTGCTGATAAAGATAGTCCAGCCCCTTATGAGGGTGCAAGAACTGCTGCAGCCATCGAATCGTTTGCACTAGAGCAGCTAGAAACAAATGTTGCTCCCCCGGAAGTGACGGAGCTACATGGTCCAGTAAGTGGTTTCCTTTCCATCTTTACTTGATTTTGGGATTTTTAGTTTGAATGAGATCAATGATGTACCATATGCCTTGTTTATATAGGATGTTATGGAAGAGAAATGTGGTTCTGCCGCAATCTGTTTTGTCGCCTTCCTTCCTGACATCTTGGATTCCAAGGCAGAGGGAAGAAACAGATACATTCAACAGCTATTATCAGTTGCGGAAAAATTCAAAAGGAGCCCCTACAGGTAAGTAAAGAAGGGTTGGCTTTTGCTTTTCATCCATCCGTTAATTGCACCTTGTGAGAAATCTTTTCATGTCAAAATTGTTTGTTAATTCCATCCATGTTTAAAAGCTATAATATGGATTTAATTTTTGGTGGCTACTCATGTGAAGATGTCTTCATGTAAAGATGATAACTAAAATATAGACATATTATGTTAAACAGTTTAATCAAAcatgtcaaatcatctaacagttcTCATTTATCACTTCACGGATATCTTCATGTCAgatgtcattttaaatttttatgtattgGCAGTGTAATTTTACATACTTTCAGTCATGTAGTGTCACATCAATGGAAGTGTTTGACTTAACTAACCACCAACTTTAAATTCTTACAAATGCAAACATCTGAATAACAACCAAGTCTGGTATGAATCAG contains:
- the LOC112702275 gene encoding protein disulfide isomerase-like 2-3, producing MTKFQSFVFVVVSALILIFQSCPFADALYGPSSPVVQLNPSNFKSKVLNSNGVVLVEFFAPWCGHCQALTPTWEKAANVLKGVATVAALDADAHQSLAQEYGIKGFPTIKVFAPGKPPVDYQGARDVKPIAEFALKQVKQLLKDRLDGKSTGGSSEKKEETNASVELNSRNFDELVIKSKELWIVEFFAPWCGHCKRLAPEWKKAANNLKGKVNLGHVDCDAEKSLMSRFKVQGFPTILVFGADKDSPAPYEGARTAAAIESFALEQLETNVAPPEVTELHGPDVMEEKCGSAAICFVAFLPDILDSKAEGRNRYIQQLLSVAEKFKRSPYSYVWAAAGKQPDLEKHVGVGGYGYPALVALNLKKAVYAPLKSAYEHEHIVEFVKEAGRGGKGNLPLGGTPTIVKTEPWDGKDGEIMEEDEFSLEELMGEDSSNKDEL